In a single window of the Pseudomonas oryzihabitans genome:
- a CDS encoding MFS transporter translates to MNASSLAPRRWWYLMPVVFITYSLAYLDRANYGFAAASGMADDLGITPAMSSLLGALFFLGYFFFQVPGAIYAEKRSVKRLIFWSLIAWGGLATLTGMVPNVTLLIAIRFLLGVVEAAVMPAMLVYLCHWFTKRERSRANTFLILGNPVTILWMSVVSGYLIHALDWRWMFIIEGLPAVIWAFIWWRLAAERPKDAKWLAPEEKARLEEALKAEQQGMKPVKNYAEAFRSPKVILLSLQYFCWSIGVYGFVIWLPSILRQGAHLDIVQAGWLSSLPYLAAVLAMLGVSWASDRMQNRKLFVWPPLLIAALAFLGSFALGTQHFWWSYALLVVAGACMYAPYGPFFAIVPEILPGNVAGGAMALINSMGALGSFAGSYLVGYLNGVTGGPGASFGFMGGALLVAVFLTLLLRQEPVNRTAALKPATSH, encoded by the coding sequence ATGAACGCCTCTTCTCTCGCTCCACGCCGCTGGTGGTATCTGATGCCAGTGGTCTTCATCACCTACAGCCTGGCCTACCTCGACCGGGCCAACTACGGTTTCGCCGCCGCCTCGGGCATGGCCGACGACCTGGGCATCACCCCGGCGATGTCCTCCCTGCTCGGCGCCTTGTTCTTTCTCGGCTATTTCTTCTTCCAGGTGCCCGGCGCCATCTATGCCGAAAAGCGCAGCGTCAAGCGGCTGATCTTCTGGAGCCTGATCGCCTGGGGCGGCCTCGCTACCCTGACGGGCATGGTGCCCAACGTCACCCTGCTCATCGCCATCCGCTTCCTGCTCGGCGTCGTCGAAGCGGCGGTGATGCCGGCGATGCTGGTCTATCTCTGCCACTGGTTCACCAAGCGTGAGCGCTCGCGGGCCAATACCTTCCTGATCCTCGGCAACCCGGTGACCATTCTCTGGATGTCGGTGGTCTCGGGCTACCTGATCCATGCCCTGGACTGGCGCTGGATGTTTATCATCGAAGGCCTGCCGGCAGTGATCTGGGCCTTCATCTGGTGGCGCCTGGCCGCCGAGCGGCCCAAGGATGCCAAGTGGCTCGCCCCTGAGGAAAAGGCCCGCCTGGAAGAGGCACTGAAGGCCGAGCAACAGGGCATGAAGCCGGTCAAGAACTACGCCGAAGCCTTCCGCTCGCCTAAGGTCATCCTGCTATCGCTGCAGTACTTCTGCTGGAGCATCGGCGTCTATGGCTTCGTCATCTGGCTGCCATCGATCCTGCGCCAGGGCGCCCACCTAGACATCGTCCAGGCCGGCTGGCTGTCCTCCCTGCCCTATCTGGCTGCCGTGCTGGCCATGCTCGGGGTGTCCTGGGCCTCGGACCGCATGCAGAATCGCAAGCTGTTCGTCTGGCCGCCGCTGCTGATCGCCGCCCTGGCCTTCCTGGGCTCCTTCGCCCTTGGCACCCAGCACTTCTGGTGGTCCTATGCCCTGCTGGTGGTCGCCGGGGCCTGCATGTACGCCCCCTACGGCCCCTTCTTCGCCATCGTCCCCGAGATCCTGCCGGGCAACGTCGCCGGCGGCGCCATGGCGCTGATCAACAGCATGGGCGCCCTGGGGTCCTTTGCCGGCTCCTATCTGGTGGGCTACCTCAATGGTGTGACCGGCGGTCCCGGGGCCTCCTTCGGCTTCATGGGCGGCGCCCTGCTGGTGGCCGTGTTCCTGACGCTGTTGCTGCGCCAAGAGCCGGTCAACCGCACCGCGGCGCTCAAGCCCGCCACCAGTCACTAG
- a CDS encoding sugar kinase, which translates to MADFDILAFGETMTMFVAETPGELATVGQFGKRIAGADNNVAIGLSRLGFKVAWLSRVGDDSFGRFVRASLEAEGLDCSRLKVDPQHPTGFQLKSRVSDGSDPVVEYFRRGSAASHLNIEEDFDPSLLRARHLHATGIPPALSPSVCAFSRHLLEAMRGAGRSISFDPNLRPSLWDSEAQMRRELNGLAALADWVLPGLAEGRLLTGYDTPADIAAFYLDRGAKAVAIKLGPEGGYWRTPEAEGEVPGVAVAEVVDTVGAGDGFATGFVSGLLDGLDVAAAVARGNWIGARAVQVVGDMEGLPHRHELP; encoded by the coding sequence ATGGCTGACTTCGATATCCTCGCCTTTGGCGAAACCATGACCATGTTCGTCGCCGAGACCCCTGGCGAGCTCGCCACGGTCGGCCAGTTCGGCAAACGTATTGCCGGCGCCGACAACAACGTGGCGATCGGCCTGAGCCGCCTGGGCTTCAAGGTCGCCTGGCTGTCGCGAGTCGGTGACGACTCCTTCGGCCGCTTCGTGCGCGCCAGCCTCGAAGCCGAGGGCCTGGACTGCAGCCGCCTGAAGGTCGACCCGCAGCATCCCACCGGTTTCCAGCTCAAATCCCGCGTTTCCGATGGTAGCGACCCGGTCGTCGAGTACTTCCGCCGTGGCTCGGCGGCCAGTCACCTCAACATCGAGGAAGATTTCGACCCCAGCCTGCTGCGGGCGCGCCATCTGCACGCCACCGGCATTCCCCCGGCACTGTCGCCCAGCGTCTGCGCTTTCAGCCGCCATCTGCTGGAAGCCATGCGGGGTGCCGGACGCAGCATCTCCTTCGATCCCAATCTGCGGCCTTCGTTATGGGACAGCGAGGCGCAGATGCGCCGCGAACTCAACGGACTCGCAGCCCTGGCCGACTGGGTGCTGCCCGGGCTGGCCGAGGGCCGCCTACTGACCGGCTATGACACCCCGGCGGACATCGCTGCCTTCTACCTCGACCGCGGAGCCAAGGCCGTGGCCATCAAGCTCGGCCCCGAGGGGGGCTACTGGCGCACCCCCGAGGCCGAGGGTGAGGTACCCGGCGTCGCCGTGGCCGAGGTGGTCGACACCGTCGGCGCCGGCGATGGCTTCGCTACCGGCTTCGTCAGCGGCCTGCTCGACGGCCTCGACGTCGCTGCCGCTGTCGCCCGTGGCAACTGGATCGGCGCGCGCGCCGTACAGGTCGTCGGCGACATGGAAGGCCTCCCCCACCGTCACGAACTACCCTGA
- a CDS encoding sugar phosphate isomerase/epimerase family protein, producing the protein MPPEIAITTSAFGADGVRTQGQAAWLDLIAAAGASYVEIRAELFTDAPDFTALGVAIKAAGLGCVYSVPLELWPEAGAALSPRLPTALAEARQLGADTLKVSLGHYRTAADLQSLAEQLAGDGPQLLVENDQTAQGGRVEPLRAFIQAARAKGLPVGLTFDVGNWRWQDEDPLQAARLLGRDVRYLHCKAVRRRAGGLHAVPPEAADLLAWQSLMVHFPAGLRRAIEFPLMGADLLAETRRQVAALRTFDSQQQERQHG; encoded by the coding sequence ATGCCACCGGAGATCGCCATCACCACCTCGGCCTTTGGCGCCGACGGGGTCCGTACCCAGGGTCAGGCTGCCTGGCTCGACCTGATCGCCGCCGCGGGGGCCAGCTATGTGGAAATCCGCGCCGAGCTGTTCACCGATGCCCCCGATTTCACCGCCCTGGGCGTGGCCATCAAGGCCGCCGGCCTGGGCTGCGTCTACTCCGTTCCCCTGGAGCTCTGGCCCGAAGCCGGAGCGGCCCTGTCGCCGCGCCTGCCCACGGCACTCGCCGAAGCGCGTCAGTTGGGCGCCGATACCCTCAAGGTGTCCCTCGGTCACTATCGCACCGCGGCCGACCTGCAGTCCCTGGCCGAACAGCTGGCTGGCGACGGTCCGCAGTTGCTGGTGGAAAACGACCAGACCGCCCAGGGAGGACGGGTCGAGCCGCTGCGCGCCTTCATCCAGGCCGCCCGTGCCAAGGGCCTGCCGGTCGGGCTGACCTTCGATGTCGGCAACTGGCGCTGGCAGGACGAAGATCCCCTCCAGGCTGCACGGCTACTCGGACGGGACGTCCGCTACCTGCACTGCAAGGCGGTGCGCCGACGTGCCGGCGGCCTGCACGCCGTGCCTCCGGAAGCGGCCGATCTGCTGGCCTGGCAGAGCCTGATGGTCCACTTCCCCGCCGGCCTGCGGCGCGCCATCGAGTTTCCCCTCATGGGGGCCGACCTGCTGGCCGAGACCCGCCGCCAGGTAGCGGCCCTGCGCACCTTCGATAGCCAGCAGCAGGAGCGCCAGCATGGCTGA